Within the Candidatus Saccharibacteria bacterium oral taxon 488 genome, the region AACCAAGTAAACGCAATGCTCACCCACACCATGTTGGCGAGATTTATCTGGTACATAACGGTATCATTGAGAACTACCAAGACCTTAAAACGATGCTTTCTGGCCATGAGTACGAGTTTAAGAGCGATACCGATAGCGAGGTGCTGGCGGCCCTGATTGACTATCTGCGGCGTGACTCACCAGACTTACTGACAGCAGTCACCGGCGCATTGAAGATGGTAGTTGGTGCGTATGGCATTGCGGTACTTGACACCACGAACCCCGAAGAAATTATCGTGGCTCGCCAAGGCAGCCCGCTGATCATTGGCGTCGGAGATGGCGAAACATATATCGCCAGTGACGCTTCGGCGCTGGTTGGCTACACCAATCAAGTGGTATATCTACACGATGGTGAAATTGGCCGCTGCACCCGCAATGGGCTAGAGTTACAGACAATAGAATCGCAAAAGCTTGACGTCAAGATCGAGATGCTCGACATGGATATGCAGGCGATTCAGAAGCAGGGCTTTGACCATTTCCTCGCCAAAGAAATTTACGAACAGCCAACCAGTCTCACGTCCACCCTGGCCGGCCGCGTACTACCCGACCAAAAATATGCGCGCCTGGGCGGTCTCAATATGAGCAACGACGAACTGCGCCAAGTCAAGCACGTCATCATCGTCGGCTGCGGCACTGCCTATTTTGCCGGTGTGCAAGCCAGCTACTTTATCGAGCAACTGACCGATGACGTGACTATCAGCGTCGAGATCGCCAGTGAGCTACGCTACCGCGCATTCAACGTACCTGAACACTCGGTCGCTATGATTGTTAGCCAGAGTGGCGAAACGGCCGACACCCTTGCCTGCCTGAATGAATTGAAGCGACGTGGCGTTAAATGCCTCGGCGTCGTCAATGCCGTCGGCAGTACAATCGCCCGAGCGGTTGATGGCGGCGTGTACTTGCACGTTGGCGCCGAGATTAGTGTCGCCAGCACCAAGGCCTTTACCTCACAAGTCGCTGCTCTGACGATCTTTGGTATTATGCTCGCCAATGCCAAGGGCACCAACCCACAATTTATTGATGAATTTGTACAAGAATTAGCGATACTGCCAAGCGAGATCCAAAAAGTCCTCGATAAACAAGGTGCTGAGATACCTTCCATCGCTCGGGCGTATGCTGATTACAATCACGCACTCTACATCGGCCGCGATACGCTGTATCCGATCGCTATGGAGGGTGCACTAAAGCTCAAAGAGGTAAGCTACATTCATGCCGAAGCGTATGCCGCCGGTGAGCTGAAACACGGTCCGATCGCCCTGATTGATGACCATTTCTTTGAAGTCTGCTATATCCAAGACAATTGGTTATACGAAAAATCCCAGAGCAACTTGATCGAGATGAATACTCGCGGTGCTCACGCCATTGTCATCACCGACACGACGAAAAAGGTGCCGGGCGAAACGGTGATCCGTGTCGCAACGAAGCTATCGCACCTCACGCCACTTCTGTTCAATGTCGTGTCGCAACTCCTAGCCTATCACGTGGCTGTCAAGCGTGGCCATGACGTCGATCAGCCGCGCAACCTCGCAAAGAGCGTGACAGTCGAATAATTCTCTCGCATTAGCGGCGATAATATGTCGCCAAAAACGCCTCGCGAAACTCATAAAATGTCCCGTCCTCCAGGCTGGCGCGGATGTCATCAACCAATTTAACGATAAATCGCTCGTTGTGGATTGATAGCAATGTGCCAGCCAGAGATTCGCGGGCATGGAGTAAATGACAGAGATAGGCGGCGGTGTAATGGCGGCAAGTATAGCAATCGCAATCTTCCATAATTGGTTCAAACAGTTCGCGGTATTTCTGGCCGCGAACATTGACCCGACCACACGGCGTATAGGCCGCACCGTTTCTAGCCACGCGCGTCGGACTGACACAGTCAAAGGTATCAATTCCCTGCTCAATCGCCGCAAAGATGTCATCCGGCTCGGAGATGCCGAGTAAATGCCGCGGCTTGTTCTCGGGCAAGATTTGATTAACCCACTGAATTATCTGCGCCATGGTTTCCTTTTCCAGTGCGCCGCCGATGCCGTAGCCGTCAAAATCCATTGCGCCTAGAAACTCAGCCGTTTGCTTACGCAGATCCTCGTAATTCGCACCCTGCAGCACGGCAAATAACGCTTGATACGGTTTGTCGGGATGGGCTTCACGCATACGCTTAACTTCCGCCAAACTCCGCTCCGCCCAAGCGTGTGTCCGCGCCAAAGCTTCCACTTGATAGTCATACGGATCAATCAGCGAGGTCAGTTCATCAAAGGTGAAAGTAATATCCGCACCGATCCCGGCTTGGATTTGCATAGATAATTCTGGTGTAAATTTGTGGTACGAGCCGTCAAGGTGCGACTTGAACATCACGCCGTTTTCGTCCACCCAAGCGTGGCGCGACGATTTTTTAGCAATGGCAATTTCCTCATCAACATCCGTACTCATTGCCAGCACCTTCTTAAAACCCGAGCCCAGACTCAGCACCTGAAAGCCGCCGCTATCAGTGAACGTCGGCCCATCCCAGTGCATAAACTTGCCCAAATAGCCAGCCTTTTCAATCAGTTCATGACCCGGCTGCAAATATAGATGATAGGCGTTCGCCAGCACCGCCTGCGCGCCGACATCCGCCACCATTTCTGGCACCATCGCCTTGACGTTAGCCTTAGTTCCAACCACGATAAACGCCGGTGTTGTGATATCCCCGTGCGGCGTGTGAATAATACCGGTGCGCGCCAATGTCTTATCCAGCCGCGAAG harbors:
- the tgt gene encoding tRNA guanosine(34) transglycosylase Tgt, with protein sequence MKPFSFEITSRLDKTLARTGIIHTPHGDITTPAFIVVGTKANVKAMVPEMVADVGAQAVLANAYHLYLQPGHELIEKAGYLGKFMHWDGPTFTDSGGFQVLSLGSGFKKVLAMSTDVDEEIAIAKKSSRHAWVDENGVMFKSHLDGSYHKFTPELSMQIQAGIGADITFTFDELTSLIDPYDYQVEALARTHAWAERSLAEVKRMREAHPDKPYQALFAVLQGANYEDLRKQTAEFLGAMDFDGYGIGGALEKETMAQIIQWVNQILPENKPRHLLGISEPDDIFAAIEQGIDTFDCVSPTRVARNGAAYTPCGRVNVRGQKYRELFEPIMEDCDCYTCRHYTAAYLCHLLHARESLAGTLLSIHNERFIVKLVDDIRASLEDGTFYEFREAFLATYYRR
- the glmS gene encoding glutamine--fructose-6-phosphate transaminase (isomerizing) — encoded protein: MCGIVGYIGEREAQNILVAELKRLEYRGYDSAGIVTLSGSATPTLLRTKGKVAALEELVGQHKTSDTVGIGHTRWATHGEPSKRNAHPHHVGEIYLVHNGIIENYQDLKTMLSGHEYEFKSDTDSEVLAALIDYLRRDSPDLLTAVTGALKMVVGAYGIAVLDTTNPEEIIVARQGSPLIIGVGDGETYIASDASALVGYTNQVVYLHDGEIGRCTRNGLELQTIESQKLDVKIEMLDMDMQAIQKQGFDHFLAKEIYEQPTSLTSTLAGRVLPDQKYARLGGLNMSNDELRQVKHVIIVGCGTAYFAGVQASYFIEQLTDDVTISVEIASELRYRAFNVPEHSVAMIVSQSGETADTLACLNELKRRGVKCLGVVNAVGSTIARAVDGGVYLHVGAEISVASTKAFTSQVAALTIFGIMLANAKGTNPQFIDEFVQELAILPSEIQKVLDKQGAEIPSIARAYADYNHALYIGRDTLYPIAMEGALKLKEVSYIHAEAYAAGELKHGPIALIDDHFFEVCYIQDNWLYEKSQSNLIEMNTRGAHAIVITDTTKKVPGETVIRVATKLSHLTPLLFNVVSQLLAYHVAVKRGHDVDQPRNLAKSVTVE